The Flammeovirga kamogawensis genome includes a region encoding these proteins:
- a CDS encoding arylsulfatase, which translates to MMKATRIYVGLLFIVLLSSCASTTRNTAKSKTTKQPNIIYILADDLGYGDLSSYGQTKFTTPNIDNLAEGGMKFTQHYSGSAVCAPSRSSLMSGQHTGHTPIRGNKELETEGQTSIPANTYTIAELLKDAGYTTGAFGKWGLGAIGEEGDAINQGFDEFYGYNCQRAAHRYYPEYIWHNNEKVYLEGNDWTNKVTYAPDKIQEATLQFIENNKDNTFFAYVPLILPHAELIAPEDSIIQKFRGKYPEKAYDKTKRYVSDYGPNIKKQMYCPQEIPHATFASMVYRTDIYVGQIMSKLKELGIDENTIVMFASDNGPHQEGGADPKFFNSGGNLKGIKRDLYEGGIRTPFIVRWPNNIEAGSTSDHISAFWDVMPTLTELVGVENSTENDGISFLPTLLGNEQVEQHPYLYWELFTKGGRQAVRLGDWKGVRYKATKPNAKIELYNLSSDPEETNDLSDQHPDVVAQIAKIMKEARIESPLFPFFDQKLSKK; encoded by the coding sequence ATGATGAAAGCGACTAGAATATATGTAGGTTTACTCTTTATAGTTTTACTATCAAGTTGTGCATCTACTACAAGAAATACTGCTAAATCGAAGACTACTAAACAACCTAATATTATCTATATTCTTGCAGATGATCTTGGGTATGGCGACTTAAGTAGTTACGGACAAACAAAGTTTACTACGCCAAATATTGACAACCTTGCTGAAGGAGGAATGAAATTTACACAACATTATAGTGGTTCTGCTGTGTGTGCTCCTTCTCGTTCTAGTTTAATGTCGGGACAACATACAGGGCATACGCCTATAAGAGGAAATAAAGAATTAGAAACGGAGGGACAAACGTCTATTCCAGCAAATACATATACAATTGCTGAATTGCTAAAAGATGCTGGCTATACAACTGGTGCTTTTGGTAAGTGGGGCTTAGGTGCTATTGGCGAAGAAGGTGATGCGATAAACCAAGGTTTTGATGAGTTTTATGGCTATAACTGCCAAAGAGCCGCACACAGGTATTACCCTGAATATATTTGGCATAACAATGAAAAGGTCTATTTAGAAGGAAATGATTGGACTAATAAAGTAACATACGCCCCTGATAAGATACAGGAAGCTACTTTACAATTTATAGAAAACAACAAAGACAATACTTTCTTTGCGTATGTTCCTTTGATTTTACCTCATGCTGAATTGATTGCTCCTGAAGATTCTATTATTCAGAAATTTAGAGGTAAATATCCTGAAAAAGCGTACGACAAGACAAAAAGATATGTATCGGATTACGGTCCTAATATAAAAAAGCAAATGTACTGTCCTCAAGAAATTCCACATGCAACTTTTGCTTCTATGGTATATAGAACGGATATCTATGTTGGACAAATTATGAGCAAACTAAAAGAACTAGGTATTGATGAGAATACTATTGTGATGTTTGCTAGTGATAATGGACCTCATCAAGAAGGTGGTGCTGATCCCAAGTTTTTTAATAGCGGGGGTAACTTAAAAGGCATAAAAAGAGATTTATACGAAGGAGGAATCCGAACCCCTTTTATTGTAAGGTGGCCAAATAATATTGAAGCAGGAAGTACGTCTGATCACATCTCTGCATTTTGGGATGTAATGCCTACTTTAACCGAACTTGTAGGTGTAGAGAACTCTACAGAGAATGATGGTATTTCTTTCTTACCTACGTTATTGGGTAATGAACAAGTAGAACAACATCCTTATTTATATTGGGAACTTTTTACTAAAGGTGGCCGTCAGGCTGTACGCCTTGGAGATTGGAAAGGTGTGCGCTACAAGGCCACAAAGCCGAACGCAAAAATAGAATTATACAATCTTTCTTCTGATCCTGAAGAAACAAATGATTTAAGTGATCAGCATCCTGATGTTGTTGCACAGATTGCCAAAATTATGAAAGAGGCAAGGATAGAATCACCGCTATTTCCATTCTTTGATCAGAAGCTAAGTAAAAAATAA
- a CDS encoding alpha/beta fold hydrolase produces the protein MKTVNKYGKKPFQIALLHGGPGASGGMKPMAQTLCADFSILELIQTEESVDGQIKELYNQISTCGDLPITLIGYSWGAWLGFIFTSMYPDLINKLILVSAGAFEVKYNQDLTSLRLGRLNKSDRKEAERLISKIDAGDTSNDTLKQFGKLMDIADSFDSVGMADDSSEINMKIFQSVWTEASKLRASEKLINLADNIKCPVVAIHGDYDSHPSEGVEIPLSERLNDFKMIKLKNCGHTPWKERLAKDAFYKILREEIVTSIN, from the coding sequence TTGAAAACAGTAAATAAATACGGTAAAAAACCATTTCAGATTGCACTTTTACATGGTGGACCTGGTGCATCAGGTGGTATGAAACCTATGGCACAGACTTTATGTGCAGATTTTAGCATTTTGGAGTTAATTCAAACTGAAGAATCTGTTGATGGTCAAATTAAAGAATTATACAATCAAATAAGTACATGTGGAGATTTACCAATTACTTTAATTGGTTATTCTTGGGGTGCATGGCTAGGGTTCATTTTTACAAGTATGTATCCTGATTTGATAAACAAACTAATTTTAGTAAGCGCTGGAGCGTTTGAAGTTAAATATAATCAAGATTTAACAAGTTTACGCTTGGGTAGACTTAATAAAAGTGATAGAAAAGAGGCTGAAAGACTTATTTCAAAAATTGATGCTGGTGATACTTCAAATGATACTTTAAAGCAATTTGGTAAATTAATGGACATTGCAGATTCATTTGACTCTGTAGGTATGGCGGATGATTCTAGTGAAATAAATATGAAAATCTTTCAATCAGTTTGGACAGAAGCATCAAAATTAAGAGCGTCAGAAAAATTAATTAATCTTGCAGATAATATAAAATGTCCTGTGGTGGCTATTCATGGTGATTATGATTCGCACCCTTCAGAGGGAGTAGAGATTCCATTATCAGAAAGATTAAATGATTTTAAAATGATAAAACTCAAAAATTGTGGACATACTCCATGGAAAGAACGATTAGCTAAAGATGCATTTTATAAGATACTTAGAGAGGAAATAGTTACTAGTATTAATTAA
- a CDS encoding peptidase associated domain and porin domain-containing protein: MITQSYRLYSQTIYGTVTNEKNKPIIGASVIAYKTYNENILGFGISDKDGHYKFSLKESQDSIRIVCRSLGYTLTEKIITVSSKPIHFTLAASNHYLKELEVKAKPITEEGDTLNYNVATFEKEGDESIEDVLKRMPGIEVNEDGKISYQGRSINKFYVEGKDLMGSQYSITTKNLPKNAVVSVEVLKDHQPIKMLKDVVHSIDPAINIVLKQGVTVTGNIELGGGIPNIWYGKVTPMVFNKKHQTINVLSSTNSGQDELSAFNSVNLFDYLDFGFIESNPQFLLGNTPLESSLFNKSEYNNHRTHTATTNYLTGLGKGDLKVNIDTYYDSRFQDLSSNSIYFVRNDTIEIPFSQHSTFTTKYLKTRLTYEHNSEKNYFKNDFHFKVSNRNENSEFVQNEEYIPQIADRYFYSIGNKFSKVLKLRNTYYKINVYSEYTNTPEQLNFIGGPLMDNEIFRNLNKVYQKTHQNNVKLYISTNIIKKWKRITFDTKFSLNYEWKTLSSSIPINSLDENNIYNNKMEYLSIIPMVNPAINYKHKNVSLTVNPNISLQTRKLINHLLNEESFVKQLIFEPITYIKYNILGVKLEGSYKYSNNYTELPQIYSGLIINNYNNANQKNTPILKTKEHSFRSNISYELTAASLNLYASYEYNITNKDWIQSYEVSEDGVTLIQTKYLDNNDGVNKKIKSNFDWFLLSTKTMIKGNIEIGQNVENVILNNEVNKNTNSHLSWRVMLDFPVIRHLNISTYLNEYISKSIYKEQNQVNWRQRILGIELQFSKKKHLFKWNNKWITHTFVDNDFLYMDLSYQYKFNKKTRLILTAQNLLNHHSYTQTTVNSFQSNLSYFYLRPRQFMAQIKFKIH, translated from the coding sequence ATGATCACACAATCATATAGGTTATACTCTCAAACTATTTATGGAACAGTAACAAATGAAAAAAATAAACCGATTATTGGGGCTTCTGTAATTGCTTATAAAACTTATAACGAAAATATTTTAGGATTTGGAATATCTGATAAAGATGGACACTATAAGTTTTCTTTAAAAGAGAGTCAAGATAGTATACGGATTGTTTGCAGATCGTTAGGTTATACATTAACAGAAAAAATAATTACTGTTTCATCTAAACCTATTCATTTTACATTAGCAGCTTCTAACCACTACTTAAAAGAGTTAGAAGTTAAGGCTAAACCAATTACAGAAGAAGGAGATACTTTAAATTACAATGTAGCTACTTTTGAAAAAGAGGGTGATGAGTCAATAGAAGATGTATTAAAAAGAATGCCAGGAATTGAAGTAAATGAAGATGGAAAAATATCTTATCAAGGTAGATCAATTAATAAGTTCTATGTTGAAGGTAAAGACCTAATGGGAAGCCAATATTCGATTACAACTAAAAACTTACCTAAAAATGCCGTTGTATCAGTAGAAGTTTTGAAGGATCATCAGCCAATAAAAATGCTAAAAGATGTGGTTCATTCCATTGATCCAGCTATAAATATTGTTCTAAAACAGGGAGTAACAGTTACTGGGAATATTGAATTAGGGGGAGGTATACCCAATATATGGTATGGAAAAGTAACTCCTATGGTATTTAATAAAAAACATCAAACAATCAATGTTTTATCTTCAACAAATAGTGGACAAGATGAATTAAGTGCATTTAATAGTGTTAATCTTTTCGATTATTTAGATTTTGGATTTATTGAAAGTAATCCTCAATTTTTACTTGGAAATACTCCATTAGAAAGTTCTTTGTTCAATAAGTCAGAATACAATAACCATCGAACCCATACTGCTACTACTAACTACTTAACTGGGTTAGGTAAAGGTGATCTAAAAGTAAATATAGATACATATTATGACTCACGTTTTCAAGATCTATCTTCAAATAGCATTTATTTTGTAAGGAATGATACAATTGAAATTCCATTTTCTCAACATTCTACATTTACAACAAAATATTTAAAAACAAGATTAACTTACGAGCATAACTCTGAAAAGAACTATTTTAAAAATGATTTTCATTTTAAGGTATCGAATAGAAATGAAAATTCTGAGTTTGTCCAAAATGAAGAATATATCCCTCAAATTGCAGATAGATATTTTTATAGTATTGGAAATAAATTTAGCAAAGTGCTAAAATTAAGAAATACATATTATAAAATTAATGTGTATAGTGAATATACTAATACTCCAGAACAGTTAAATTTTATTGGAGGCCCCCTAATGGATAATGAAATATTTAGAAACTTAAATAAAGTTTATCAAAAAACTCATCAAAACAATGTGAAACTTTATATCAGCACGAATATCATAAAAAAATGGAAGCGTATAACTTTTGATACTAAATTTAGTTTGAACTATGAATGGAAAACTCTTTCATCATCAATTCCAATCAATTCACTAGATGAGAATAATATTTACAATAATAAAATGGAATATTTATCAATTATTCCAATGGTTAATCCTGCAATAAATTACAAACATAAAAACGTCTCATTGACCGTAAACCCTAATATATCCTTACAGACACGAAAACTAATTAACCATTTATTAAATGAAGAAAGCTTCGTAAAACAATTAATATTTGAACCCATAACTTATATTAAGTACAATATATTAGGGGTTAAACTAGAAGGGAGCTACAAATATTCCAACAATTATACTGAATTACCTCAGATATATTCTGGTCTGATTATTAATAATTATAATAATGCTAACCAAAAAAACACTCCTATTCTAAAAACAAAAGAGCATTCATTTAGAAGTAATATAAGTTATGAACTTACAGCCGCTTCTCTAAATTTATATGCCAGCTATGAATATAATATTACCAATAAAGATTGGATTCAATCTTATGAAGTGAGTGAGGATGGAGTAACATTAATTCAAACAAAATATTTAGATAATAATGACGGAGTAAATAAGAAAATAAAAAGCAACTTTGATTGGTTTCTTCTAAGTACAAAAACAATGATAAAGGGTAATATTGAAATTGGTCAAAATGTAGAAAATGTTATTTTAAATAATGAAGTGAATAAAAATACTAATAGTCATTTGAGTTGGAGAGTTATGTTAGACTTTCCTGTAATCAGACACTTAAATATTTCTACATATTTAAATGAATATATCTCTAAAAGTATTTATAAAGAACAGAATCAAGTAAATTGGAGACAAAGAATACTCGGAATAGAACTTCAATTTTCTAAAAAGAAGCATTTATTTAAATGGAACAATAAATGGATTACTCATACTTTTGTTGATAATGATTTCTTATATATGGATTTATCTTATCAATATAAATTTAATAAGAAAACAAGGTTAATATTAACGGCTCAAAATTTACTAAACCATCATTCATACACACAAACTACTGTAAATTCTTTTCAAAGTAACCTATCTTATTTCTATTTAAGACCAAGACAGTTTATGGCACAGATTAAGTTCAAAATTCATTAG
- a CDS encoding peptidase domain-containing ABC transporter, translating to MKNINYYSNFFFQQHGFSDCGIACLKTIIKFYGGKNISYEELRILSGTNEYGTSLDGLSCASNSLGIDSEGYEYDIKSLKETDKPSILYVIIDKNREHYIVCFGWDKKKQRFIISDPSDGVKYYTEDELLKIWEERILLKVSPNSNFQFENDNSKKKLKWIIGLISSELNILFVSSFLGLLIAIISLSNSIFIRELIDSLLPKKEYDTILESLTLLAILLSFRLILNYLRDRLTSIHTQDFNNSLISFFYSKIISLPISYFDFRETGEVISRLNDTKKIQKVITSILSNFTIDVIIVGVSSFYIYTICPEILYLLFGSFLAYITISYFTYNRFINFNKVSMQSFAQSESQFINTIEGIREVKSNIKELLFINLGINKFKISQKKIFKLSVYQYLVASLLGFVSLLTYILTIYFGVNEIEKEKLSIGGLMAIISIMIGLQNSMSKLSMINILISEAKVSFDRIFELANLRNNKSNETIELPEINTITLHNLTYSFPGSDILFNTINANFKKGQVSFLIGESGIGKSIILKVIQKYYEKYDSNVIINNKVRLDKIDIKQWLGCVAIVNQEPYIFKGTIAENISMNFNLNKDEIINVITFCEKYGFDNLLEKYTMSYFTKLETKGINISGGQRQIIAFARAIYKNSKVLLLDEPSSALDDKTEEYMMEIIQKIKQDRIIIGVTHRRKILEIADEVIKIERFKEVELV from the coding sequence ATGAAAAATATAAACTACTATAGTAACTTTTTTTTTCAGCAACATGGATTTAGTGATTGTGGAATAGCTTGTCTCAAAACAATAATAAAATTTTATGGTGGTAAAAATATTTCATATGAAGAATTGAGAATCTTAAGTGGTACAAACGAATATGGAACTAGTTTGGATGGATTAAGTTGTGCATCAAATTCTTTAGGTATTGATTCTGAAGGCTATGAATATGATATTAAATCATTAAAAGAAACGGATAAACCTTCAATTTTATATGTAATAATAGATAAAAATAGAGAACATTATATTGTATGTTTTGGATGGGATAAAAAAAAACAAAGGTTTATTATTTCTGATCCCTCAGATGGTGTAAAATATTATACTGAAGATGAATTATTAAAAATATGGGAAGAAAGGATTTTATTAAAAGTTAGTCCTAATAGTAATTTTCAGTTTGAAAATGATAATAGTAAAAAGAAACTAAAATGGATAATAGGTTTAATTTCAAGTGAATTAAATATACTTTTTGTTTCTTCTTTTTTAGGGTTATTAATAGCAATAATCAGCTTATCAAATAGCATTTTCATTAGAGAATTAATAGATAGTCTATTACCCAAAAAAGAGTATGATACAATATTAGAATCATTGACTCTATTAGCAATACTTCTTTCATTTAGATTGATACTAAACTATTTAAGAGATAGACTAACATCAATTCATACTCAAGATTTTAATAATAGTTTAATTTCATTTTTTTATTCAAAAATTATCTCGCTTCCTATTAGTTATTTTGATTTTAGAGAAACAGGCGAGGTCATTTCAAGATTAAATGATACAAAAAAAATCCAAAAAGTAATAACATCAATATTAAGTAATTTTACAATTGATGTAATTATTGTTGGGGTTTCTTCATTTTACATCTATACTATTTGTCCTGAGATTCTATATTTACTTTTCGGTAGCTTTTTAGCGTATATTACTATTAGTTATTTTACATACAATAGATTTATTAACTTTAATAAAGTCAGCATGCAATCATTTGCACAATCTGAAAGTCAATTTATTAATACAATTGAAGGTATTAGAGAAGTTAAATCAAATATTAAAGAGCTTTTATTTATTAATCTTGGAATTAATAAATTCAAAATTTCACAAAAAAAGATCTTTAAATTATCTGTATATCAATATCTTGTAGCCTCACTTTTAGGGTTTGTAAGCTTACTAACATATATTTTAACTATCTATTTTGGAGTGAACGAAATAGAAAAAGAAAAATTAAGTATTGGGGGTTTAATGGCAATTATTTCAATTATGATAGGATTGCAAAACTCTATGTCTAAATTATCTATGATAAATATTTTAATAAGTGAAGCGAAAGTATCATTTGATAGAATATTTGAGTTGGCTAATCTTAGAAATAACAAATCTAATGAAACAATAGAACTACCTGAAATTAATACAATTACATTACATAACCTTACCTATTCATTTCCTGGTTCAGATATTTTATTTAATACTATCAATGCTAATTTTAAGAAAGGACAGGTTAGTTTTTTAATAGGAGAAAGTGGAATTGGAAAATCGATAATATTAAAAGTAATACAAAAATATTATGAAAAATATGATTCTAATGTTATAATAAATAATAAGGTTAGATTAGATAAAATTGATATCAAGCAATGGTTAGGTTGCGTTGCTATAGTCAATCAGGAGCCCTATATCTTTAAAGGTACAATTGCTGAAAATATCTCTATGAATTTTAACCTTAATAAAGACGAAATTATTAATGTTATAACTTTTTGTGAAAAATATGGTTTTGATAACCTCTTGGAGAAATATACAATGTCTTATTTCACTAAATTAGAAACAAAAGGAATAAATATATCAGGAGGTCAAAGACAAATAATTGCTTTTGCAAGAGCAATTTATAAAAACTCCAAAGTTTTGTTATTAGATGAACCTAGTTCAGCTCTTGATGATAAAACAGAAGAATATATGATGGAGATAATTCAAAAGATAAAACAAGATAGAATTATTATTGGAGTTACACATAGGAGAAAAATACTTGAAATTGCAGACGAAGTCATTAAAATAGAAAGGTTTAAAGAAGTTGAATTAGTATAA
- a CDS encoding TlpA family protein disulfide reductase codes for MHFRIFIIILSLSSCQQNESDFLKNINSLSLIQVSKSNDFNSDKTIYTFFNTTCHYCQIEIKEIKDNSELEFRDISFILISDENIEVLKEFMKSENLVQVNNIKIYKCDEFEFFQTFPASKTPTSWVIENNKCIYRELGWAPVKKLLSKFKE; via the coding sequence ATGCACTTTCGAATTTTTATTATAATACTATCACTCTCATCTTGTCAACAAAATGAAAGTGATTTTTTAAAAAACATAAATAGTTTAAGCTTAATTCAGGTCTCAAAATCAAATGATTTTAACTCTGACAAAACTATATATACTTTCTTTAACACAACCTGTCATTATTGTCAAATTGAAATAAAAGAAATAAAAGATAATTCAGAATTAGAGTTCAGAGATATTTCATTTATTCTTATTTCAGATGAAAATATTGAAGTATTAAAAGAATTCATGAAAAGCGAAAACTTAGTTCAGGTCAACAATATAAAAATTTATAAATGTGACGAGTTTGAATTCTTTCAAACATTCCCAGCTTCAAAAACACCAACCTCATGGGTGATAGAGAATAATAAGTGTATTTACAGGGAATTAGGGTGGGCTCCTGTGAAAAAACTTTTATCAAAATTTAAAGAATGA
- a CDS encoding GLPGLI family protein yields MKKKLLIIVLLVFQYSEILSQIITIDTAKFFIEYDYSYRIKKGFDQYVNELISLYIGNNSSISQTSNAFKSNKILREASKNGLNLFNTKGRTMSKVHVYTVHKIHDSLFVDHTLPKIKFKTPSYNFEWEIKKDKKIILGYECVKAEGQYGNRKFIAWFSIEIPISDGPYVFNGLPGLILEIYDENNDHIFTAKRKEISNEEIVQSFGYFKYRKPGKWIQKEKEKYKNLINTGRISYFGHIQNIDNDSPERREELLIRASLTNSIEL; encoded by the coding sequence ATGAAAAAGAAATTATTAATTATAGTATTACTTGTATTTCAATATTCTGAAATACTAAGTCAAATTATTACTATTGATACTGCAAAATTTTTTATTGAATATGATTATTCTTATCGAATTAAAAAAGGATTTGATCAATATGTGAACGAATTAATAAGTTTATATATTGGTAATAACTCTTCCATTTCTCAGACAAGTAATGCATTCAAAAGTAATAAGATTTTAAGAGAAGCTAGTAAAAATGGGTTGAATTTATTTAATACAAAAGGTAGAACAATGTCTAAAGTTCATGTTTATACAGTTCATAAAATTCATGATTCTTTATTTGTTGATCATACTTTACCTAAAATAAAGTTTAAAACTCCTTCTTATAATTTTGAATGGGAAATAAAGAAGGATAAAAAAATAATATTAGGCTATGAATGTGTAAAAGCTGAAGGTCAATATGGGAACCGGAAATTCATTGCATGGTTTAGCATTGAAATACCTATTTCAGATGGTCCATATGTTTTTAACGGATTACCAGGTTTAATTTTAGAAATTTATGATGAAAATAATGACCATATTTTTACAGCAAAAAGAAAAGAAATTTCTAACGAAGAAATAGTACAAAGTTTTGGGTATTTTAAATATAGAAAACCTGGTAAATGGATACAAAAAGAAAAAGAAAAATATAAAAATTTAATTAATACTGGTAGAATATCATATTTTGGACATATTCAAAATATTGATAATGATAGCCCAGAAAGAAGAGAAGAACTTTTAATAAGAGCCTCTTTAACTAATTCTATTGAACTATAA